The genomic region CAATCGTTTTCGTTGCTAAATTCTTAACAAATACGTTATTTTATTTTATAGGCATCTTCCGAAATAAGTGATAATCGGCGTTATTTTATACCAATCTGACAGAATTTTTGAATGTAATTAAGAAAGTTGAAATTGAAAAAAACGAAAAGTAAGATTTTACGAAAATCGCATCTCCTTTTTTAGGTCGGAAATTAACTGGATTCCTTACGTTTTACCGTTTTGAAATTCACCAAACCGTTACCCATGGAATCCTTGTCATCATCTGTACTTTTTTGAGGCACTTTGCTCCTATCTTTTTTAGGGTCCCCCTCTATGATTTTCTTAATCAATTCCCTGAATGTATCAAACTCTACTTGATAAGAAATACCTACCCCTTGGGTATATCCTTGTTGTTGGGCGAAGAATTGCTGAATTTCGTTTTCTCGATTAAAAATACGTGCCGTTAGACTTCCTTCTTCATTCAATAAAACCTGAATTTCCACATCTCCCGCCACGACGGTTTCGGAAACGCCCCCTACCGGAACCCCAATTTTTCCGTTGATGAGTATGCGATCGCTTATTTGCGTGGAAACCGTTACCCCTAACCTATCTTCGGTAACAAAATCTAAATCTGGATTACGTTCCCCTATTTCATAAGAAACACCCACATCGAACTTACCGTCTCCAGAATTGAGCACTTGATTGAATAAACTCGAAGCCGTTTGTACCAAGTTCCCCGTTACAGCAGTTTGATTGATGCTAAGCTCGTTTAAAAACACTCCTTGCGACAATAGGGAAAATGCCTGTAACTCCCGCTTGGCATTATCGTCTAGGTGATATTGCAGTTCTTGGTTAATAACAGCATTTGTCGAAGGGAAATTAATCTCGTAATCCAAAGACGGCTTTAATAATTGGCCTTGCAGGGTTATTATTACATCGGTCTCAATTTTACGGGTGTATTGCGAATTATCGAGCAACACAGCAGGGTTCGCGTACAAAGAGTATTTAGCAGCAATGTTCATATCCACATCTTCCAGAGGGTCACCTTCCCAAGTAATCGTTCCTCCAGGTTCTACCACAAAACGTTTGTTTATAAAGCCTCCATATTTAAATAAGTATTCCCCCGTATAGGTAATAAAGTCACCATACATTTTAAACTTCCCATTGGTGTTAATTTCAATTAGAAGGTTTCCAGCACCTGTTCCTTTAAGAGTACTCCTTGTTTTTTGATCTACCACAATTTCTATTTGAGCATCTGGTGTTACATCTAAATCGAATTGCATTTCCACCCCTTTGACTTCAGCTAATTTTTTGCGCGCAATTTCATCTTTGGACTGATTCTTATTGATGAAATTTATGAAAGAAGTATCCCCTACATCGGTAATATCGCTTACAGGAATAACAAAATTGGTGCCTTCTTCTGTTTTTGCGTTTACTTCAATATTGATTATTTTATTGGTGAGCCCATAAATTTGAGCATCCCCGCTTATAAATCCGGTTCCATAATACAGGGATTCTTCTTCCCCCTTCGTATTCAGCACCAAAAACTTTTCGTCATTTGTATCCAAATAAAGATCTAAATACCAATCTTCAAAATGATCGTAGGTTATAGAACCGTTGAGCGTAGCATTGGTTTTAAAGTTGGTATCTATTAATCCCACTTCCTGAAATTCGAAAGAACGGCCTTCCAAGTTTACATTGGCAATTTTATCGAAGTCTAAATCTACGTTCAGATAGGGTATTTTTAACCCACCATCGGTAATTTGCAGTTCGCCTGCCATGTCTGGATTATCGGCGGCTCCTGTAATTTTAAATCCTCCGGAAGCAAATCCGCGCATATCGCTTATTACATCCCCTCCAAGCGGACTCAAAGCTTTTAAATTGAGATTTTCCAATGTTGCCCTTAAATCCAGCTGCGGCTGTTTCCCGGAAGCATTGATATCCCCCAGAATATTTAATGATTCTACATCGTTGTTTATAATCTTTGCGTTCACTCCAAACTGCGTAAGGTTATCGTTCCCTAAAATGGAAAGAAATAAATTTCCAAGCGGCAACTCGTTAACCATAAAATTGGAAATCTTAACGTTGGAGGATGGTGTATAACTATTGTCCCGTTGTAAGATGTTCAAATATCCATCCACCATTCCGTTGAGTTTTAAACTATCTATATCGGGGATGATTTTTTCCAACGTAACTTTCTCGAATTCCAAATCAATGTCTTTGTAGGTACTATCAATTAGCGTTCCTTCCAACCGGATTTGCTCCTCTTGATAATTCATTACAACTTGGCTAATATTAATGGTATCGAGCGTTTTACTAAAACTTACTTTATTACTGGAGTTGTTGTCTTCATTAATAACCCAATCACGCCCTTTAAAACCAAATTGAGAACGTTTTAAACCGATTACCGACTCTTGCGCATTGTTGAAGGTATGGTAGAAATTAAGGTTGTATTCATCATTAAATTCCTTTCCTCCTTTAAATTCAGTTCTAAAAAATAAGGTGTCGTTTATTTTGGTATTAATTAAGCTGAAGTTATTGACATCATAGATATTGGATTCTATATTTTCCACTTCTACATAAGTGTTGTAAAGCGGATTTTTATTGTCTATTTCTACCTGAATATTATCGAATATATTGCCATTTGCATTAATCTTAGGGGAATTGAAGGCCAATTTAAAATCCCCTTCGTCTGCTACGATACTTCCTTTAATACTGGTATTACTCCCAAATTCTATCTTCGGAAAAAATACCTCGACTATTTTATTGTAAATTTTAAAATCGAAATCTACATACTGCCCAGGGGTAATTTTTTCCGGCTTGTAATTGGTATAGATACTACCCACCGAATTTTTAATGAGCTTCGGCAATTCCTTTACTAAATAATTTCCTCTTAAAGATCCTGTAATAATATCAGGGGAATTCACGGTAATTATACGCTCTTCCGCTTTAAATTCAGAAGTAACATTAAAATCGTCAAAATAATAACTATCGTTTTGGTTGGTATAGTTTGTCTTGTTAAAACTAACCTCCCCAACCAGGTCATAAATGGAATTACCGGTCATATCGGCCGTAATGTTCCCTTTAAAAACCGATATACTGTCCCTTTCCACAAAGTTCAATCGGTTCAGGTCGATGTGGTTTACCGAAGCCACAAACTTAAATTCGTTGGTATCTCCAGAAAGATCCGCCAATCCCTTAAAAGCGACATCAAAATTTTTGTCCCTGGAAGTTACTGAACCATCAAAAAGTTGATCTTTAAGAATTCCGGAAACATTTAAATTCTTGTATTCGTACCCATTATAATTTACACTGAAAATCTCTCCGATGATTTCCGTATTAAGGGTCTCCTGTTTAAAACTTTGCCCATCTACATTTAAATCGAGACTGGTTTCGCCTAGACTTTCATCCTCTAGAAAAATTCCCATATCAAAATCTTGAAGGGAAAGAAAACCTTTGTAATTGGCATTGTCTATATTGTCTATATTGGTTAAGGTAAGATCGGAAAAACCCTTACCTATATCTGAAATTAAATTAACCTTGGCATATATGGATTGCTCGGTGATACGCATGTCCCCAAAAACAGATAACTGCCCTAATTTGTTAAACGAAGACGGAAGCGCGTTGCCCAAAATACCGGGCAGTAAATTGGTGAGCTGGTAGTAATTGGAAGAAACATTGCGCAGATGTGCGTCGATACTAAAAGGTTTGGCCTTTTCAAAGAGGTTATTGAACACAAAATCACCATCAATAGCGGTGTATTGGGAGTCCATTTTAAGGTTATTGGTCTTCAATTCATTTAAAACCCCTTCAAAACTAGAGGAAAGCTCCACCTTTCTTCCCTTTCCAAATTCATTAAAATACAAGTTTATTTCATCTAAGGCCACCGTCGATTCGGTAAAGTTTCCACTTACTTTAACTTTGTTCAAAAAATCCTTAAAATCTTCCACCTCATAATTAAAAACAATATCCCCCTTAATAAGGGATTCTGGCGTTTCTATAGAAAGTGTATCGAGTCGCATTTCGGTTTTGGTGTAAGAAAATTCCGTTTGCAAGCGATTTACAATGACTCCTTTTTTGGTGGTAAAGTCTAATTGATCGATCCCGACATCCACCTTCGGACCAAAAATTTTAAAATAATCGGCCTCTATATGCAATTCTTCCAAACCAACAATTAAAGGTGTTTCCTTGTTTTCATCAATAAGTCTAAACTCACTTTTATTTACTGAAATATGGGAGGAGGTCATTAAAAACGGATTATTGGGATCGCCTTCCCCTTTATCCAGTTTATCCACAAAAACGTTTAAATTGGTATTATCCTCCCCTTTATGGATTTTAAGATTGAGTAACAACTCATCTGCCCGAATCTCTCCAAACTCCAAATCTCCTTTTACCACATTCCGGAGACTCAAGAGCGAAGTGTTTAAACGATTGATGTAAGCCAAGGTGTCTTGCTTGTAGTCTTCAATATAAATGCCTTTTAAACTCACATCGCCAAAAAGTGGTAAGAAATGAACTTCATCTATAAAAATATGAGTATTAAACGTTTCATTTAAATAATTGGTTGCCCTTTTGGCAATAGAGGTTTGAACGAAAGGAAGCGATAGAAAAATACTGGACAATACCAACAATAGTATAAGAACCAAAAGGATTCTAATTAATATTTTTCTGAGTTTTTTGATAGTCTTTATTGTTTTACCTTTGTCTTACAAATTTCAGTCCAAAGATAGCATGAATACCCAAGATGTTTACATACTAGCCATAGAATCTTCTTGCGATGATACTTCGGCCGCTGTACTTCACAACGACAAAGTATTGAGCAATGTTGTGGCCAACCAAAAAATTCATGAAGAATATGGTGGCGTGGTGCCCGAGCTTGCTTCTAGAGCGCATCAACAAAATATTGTCCCGGTAGTACATCAAGCATTAAGCAGGGCAAATATCGACAAAAAACAATTATCTGCCATAGCTTTTACACGCGGACCTGGCTTAATGGGTTCTTTACTTGTGGGTACCTCTTTTGCAAAATCCCTTGCCATAGGCTTAGACATTCCTTTAATAGAGGTAAACCATATGCAGGCTCATATTTTGGCACATTTTATTAAAGAACCCAATACGCCCATTCCTACTTTTCCGTTTTTAGCGATGACCATTAGTGGTGGCCATACCCAGATTGTAAAAGTAAACAGCCATTTCGATATGGAAGTTATTGGGGAGACTATCGATGATGCCGTGGGAGAAGCCTTCGATAAATCAGCTAAAATTTTAGGACTTCCTTACCCTGGAGGCCCACTCGTAGATAAATATGCACAGCAAGGAAACCCTAAAGCCTTCTCATTTCCTAAACCGAAAGTAGACGGACTCAATTTTAGTTTTAGCGGTTTTAAAACAGCTGTACTTTACTTTATTCAGAAAGAAACTGAGGGAAATCCAAATTTCATTGAAGAAAACCTTTATGACATTTGTGCCTCCATCCAACAAGGAATTATCAATATTTTAGTTGATAAACTTAAAAAAGCAACCAAACAAACCGGTATTAAAAAAATAGCCATTGGTGGCGGAGTTTCGGCTAATTCTGGCATACGGCAAACTTTAAAAGATGGAGAAAAACGGTATGGTTGGGAAACTTTTGTTCCCAAATTTGAATATACCACAGATAATGCTGCAATGATTGGGATAGTGGGGTATTATAAATTTTTAAATAATGATTTCACCAACGAAAAGGTTTCTGTTAAAGCTAGGTTTGCTTTGTAAATATGTACAAGTGAAAAAGATTTTTGAAAATTTTATAAAACAATCTATTTAACCCTCCATAATTTTAGTTTCAAAACCATCGATACTTTGGGTGTTTTTGGCCTCCCAATAGGCTTCAATACCATCTTTCCCCTTTTCTTCCGCCCAGGTGATTAGCGTAGAACGCTCTTCTTTATAATCCATAAAAGGAACTCCAAAACCGCATGAAGTTTGCACCAAATCAACCTTCATCTCTATAATTTGTCTTGCGCCGGCATTTTCTTCAAATAATGTGGCGTAGTTTTTAAATTCTTTATCCCTAGTGTGATAAATGGTGGCATTTCCGTATAGCCGTAAAATAAGTGGATTCCCCTCAAAAGCACAGAACATAATGGTCATTCGGTCGTTTTTCAACAAATGGGCTGCGGTTTCATTTCCACTACCGGTTAAATTCAGCCAAACAATTTTGTTTTCATCTATTATGCAAAAAGAATCGGTTCCTTTAGGAGATACATTAATGCGACCTTCAGCAGCAGCCGTACCCACGAAGAAGATTTTTTGATCTTTGATAAAATCCTGTAATTTAGATGTTATCTTTAATAATTTCTTTCCCATATGTTAGAATATTTAATTTTGAATGACAGAACATGTTCAAAAGCCTTTCCTGTTTTTGGATTTATATTAGCGCATCATTTTAGAGTTTGAGTTTCTTATGACTTCTTAACCACTAAAATTATGTAATAATTTCAATCTAATTTATGGAAATAACCTAAACAAAAAAATGAGTGAATAGATTTGTAGCTTTAATAGTACTGTTATCCATTGGAGAGCTCTCTTGCCAAAGCCCTGAAAAGCAAGTTAATCATTTAGAATTAACAGAAGCATACTATAAAACCCTCGATAATTCTAGTTTTACTGAATTAAAAATTCTTTTAAATGACAGTTTAAAAACAATAGATGATGGCTATGTGCAAACCTTTACAAAACCGCAATTGATAGATTGGTTGCAATGGGATGAAGTTTTTAAACCGACTTACAAAATACTTGAAATAAAGCAAAATCAAAATGTTGTTTACACAAAGGTTTCAAAAATTGACAAAAGGATATTGTTTCTTCATAAAAAGCCAATCGTAACTCAAGAAACCATAAAATTCAACAACAATAAGATAACAAGCGTTGACCGCAATTCCATTGTTTTTGATGTTGATACCTTTGTTAAAAACAGAGATAAACTCGTTGATTGGATAGACAAAAATCATCCTGAATTGAATGGATTTATAAACGATCAAACACAGGCCGGAGGAATTAAATATTTAAAAGCCATAGCACTTTACAAAAATAAAAATGATTCAATAAGGCTCTAAGAATATAAAATGAAGAGTTTTATATTTCACTTTTGCTTCAAAACTGGAAAATAAAAAACATTATTTAAGCTTTCGTTTAAGTTTATCTATAATTGCTTTTCTAAGTACAATTTCCTTAACATTTATTTGTCTATCATCCCACCAAAAAAACTTTATATTTATACTTCTTAAGAAATTTATCAGTAAAAAAATATCTATGCAGTTATTTTATGCTCCAGATTTGGACAGCAAAACCAAAGAATTCAGCTTTGATAAAGAAGAAAGTAGGCATATTGGCAAAGTTCTTCGGAAAAAAGAAGGCGATACACTTTACATAACCAATGGTAAAGGGTGGTTGTTTGAAGCTGAAATCATTAACGCTGATATTAAAAATTGCATTGTCTCCATACAGAAGTCGCAACTAAAGCACAAAAAAAACTACAGATTGCACATGGCAGTTGCCCCGACCAAAATGAATGATCGCTTTGAGTGGTTTTTAGAGAAAGCAACAGAGATAGGTATAGACGAAATTACGCCGATAATTTGCGAGCACTCTGAAAGAAAAAAGATAAAACCCGAACGCTACGAAAAAATTTTACAGGCTGCCATGAAACAATCCCTTTCATGCTACCTGCCACAATTAAATGAAGCCATCAATTTAAGTGATTTTATTAATAGAGAGCATGAAGGCCAACTATTCATTGCGCATTGTGAGGATCAAGAAAAATTTAATCTCAAGCGCAAAATAATGGCCGACAATGAGGTTGTTATACTCATTGGCCCCGAAGGTGACTTTTCTTTGGAAGAAATTAATAGTGCCCGGGAAAACGGCTATATACCTGTAAATTTAAGCGATAACCGTCTTCGCACAGAGACTGCTGCCATTGTGGCTTGCCATATTGTGGCTTTAATGAATACTTAATCGCATTCCCAAGTAAAATTGGCTACTTTATAATTCAGGGTCGGTTTGTAATTGTAATGCCACCATTCGGAGGTAATCGCACCAAACCCAAAGGATTCCATTGTTGTTTTTAGTAATTTTCTATTTTCCAACACTTCTTGCGGTAAATCTAAATAAGCATGCCTTGCCTTCCTTCCGAAGAAGTCAAAAGGAGTTCCCATATCGAGTTCTTTTCCCTCTAAAGTGGTTAATGTAATGTCTACTGCCCCTCCTTTATTGTGTATAGACCCTTTAGCGGGATCGGCAACATAGGTAGGGTTTGGAACGATTTTCCACATTTTCTTTTGTACGTCGTGAGGCCGGTAACAATCGAAAAACTTAATTCGGTATCCATCCTTCATGAAAGCGGCATTTGCCTCTAAAAGACCTCTTGCCGTTACCGCCCTTACATAACACTCCCCACAATCGTAAACTTGGGCCTTTAAAAAATTATCCTCTGTGGCATATTTCATTTCATATACAAAATCATCACTGTAATCAGCTAGACGAACAAAAGTAGTATCTTTGATTTCATCTAAAGGAACGACTTCCTTTTTTTTAACTCCAGTGTTTTTAACGGAATCAATCTTTTCTTGAGAAACCAGCGTATCTTTCGACTTTGCAATATTCTCACTTTCCGTTTTTTCTCTTGTTTTGGTTTCTTGTTTACAAGCAATAATAAATATCAGTAGTAATCCGAAAAAAAATCTCATAATCAATAATTTGAATTCAATAAAAATCTTTTAGTTATTTACAAATGCAATTCTTCTTTAAAATTTTAATATTCATTTTTGTTGCTTTGTTTAAGATATTGATGGAAGAAGGCGCAATTGCGAAAGCACCATCTTCATCATCGATGCTTTTTGAAACCGATAGTCCTCCTCTTGTGTTGACAAAGTGAATTTGTGTTTGTGTTTTTAAATCGTAAAAAGCAATTGAACTTGCTGAAATATTTTCATAATCTGCATTGTCTTGATCGGGTTCATAGCCAATTCCACCAAACTCTTCTTTAATCACTTCGCCTTTTAGGGTAATTAAATAAGCGGCATTGGTTCCTTCTGCCATCGCTTTTAATTCTGATTTGGAAGGCTCAAAGGGAATTCTATCTTTGATTAAACTCATCTTTCGCTCTTCATCCAAAAGCACCAAAGAATCTTTTATACATTCTTTAAAGAAGTCAATCATCTTTGCTTCCAAGCTAGTTTTATCACAGTTTGTACAAACGGCATCATTTATAATCCACTTTCCTTCGGTAAAATCCAAAATACCTTTTGAGCCTGAATTGGAGGTATATTTAGCGGAATGACAAGAACTGAAAATAATAATCAAGCACAGAATAATTAGATACTTCATAAGTCTTTATTTCACTTGTTTACCGCCCAAGAATGTTTTTTCAACTTTTAAATTAGGAATTTCATTTTCGGGAACGGTCATGATATCTTTATCCAAAACGATAAAATCGGCCCATTTTCCCGCTTCAATACTTCCTTTTTCTTTCTCCTCAAAATTGGAATAAGCTGCCCAAATAGTCATTCCCTTTAGCGCCTCTTCCCTACTTAAAGCATCTTTTTTCTGAAACCCGCCTTCTGGATATCCTTCCGTATCCTTTCTAGTCACAGCGGCATAAAAGGTTAAAAATGGAGACACTTGTTCTACTGGAAAATCGGTTCCCAGGGCAATAAGCCCAGCTTTATCCAACAAGGTTTTATAGGCGTAAGCCCCTTGTATACGAGCTTCACCAACCCTATCTTCTGCCCAGTACATATCGCTTGTGGCATGGGTTGGCTGAACTGACGGAATTATATTGTTAGAGAAATAATCGAAATCTTTTATATCTACAATCTGCGCATGTTCTACTTTCCATCGCTTATCTGTTTTCCCATTCAGTACTTTTTCATAAGCCTTCAATACCACCACATTTGCAGAATCGCCAATTGCGTGTGTGTTTAATTGATAATCGGTTGCGGCAAGTCTTTCAGCCAGCTCGTGTATTTTGTCTACCGGCGTTACCATAGCACCATAATGGTTATGCTTATCAGAATATGGTTGTTTTAGAACAGCACCACGGGAACCCAGCGCTCCATCGGCATATGCCTTTACAGAGCGCACATCCAACTTATCAGTTTTTAAAACACCTCGATCTAAGAAATAATCTACATCTGCAGGGTTATTACTCACCATCGCATAAATCCTCATATCTAGCGCACCCATTCTTTGAAGGCTATCTATCAATAAAATTGTTTCCTTGTTTAGACCAGCATCGTTTACGGTAGTCAATCCATAATCGAAACATATCTTTTGGGCATCCTGCATGGCTTCCGTAGCCACTTCTGTTGTTATTTCAGGAAATACTTTATCTACCAGCCCCATAGGGTTGTCTATTAAAACTCCGGTGATCACTCCATCAACTTTTACTATTTCACCTCCGTCTACTTCGGTTTCACCATCAATTTTTGCCAAATCCAATGCTTTTTGATTAACCAAATAGGCATGACCATCGATTCTTGTAAGCACCACAGGTGTATCTGGATAAAGGGAGTCCAATTCCTTTTTGGTTGGAAATTCTTTTTCTTCCCAATCGTTTTGGTCCCATCCTCTTCCAATTATAAAATCGGTATTATTTTCTTGTTGAAAATCCCGAACTCTTTTCAAAACTTCCTCATAGCTTTTTGTGCCTACCAAATCTACGTTTTGTTCCTGTAAACCTAAACCATAAAAATGGCAATGTGCATCGATAAACCCAGGGTAAACCGATTTCCCTTCTAAATCTAAAGTCGTTTTAGCTTCATATCTCTCGGTTATCTCTTCTGAAGTTCCCACAGCAATAAATTTTTCATCCTTTATTACAAATGCCGAAGCCTTAGACATCGATGAGTCTACTGTATAAACATTTGCATTTGTAATAATTAAATCTGCCTGTTCTTTTTGCTGACAGGAAAACAATCCTGCAATTATTCCTAGTAAAATTAGATTTCTCATGTAATTGTTAATTAGTTATTATATTTTCTGCTTTATAAAAAACCTGTTGCAAGGAAGGTCTTATATTTAAGCTATATAAATTTCTGTGTTCTCTTGTTGGATATACCCTATTCGATAAAAATATAAACAATAAATCATTTTCTGGGTCTGCCCATACATAAGTTCCCGTAAAACCAGCATGGCCAAAACTTTTTGCACTCACTTCTGGAGCTGGGGAAGCATGAGCAATATCCAATTCTGAATTATTAAGCAGAGGTTTGTCAAACCCAAGTCCACGTTTATTCCCATTTTCTGGATATTGAACCCTGGTAAATTCTATTAAAGTTGCTTCAGAAATATACTTTTTCCCTCCATAAACACCCATGTTCTGATACATTTTAATGAGTTTGGCCAGGTCATTGGCTGTTCCGAAAAGACCAGCATTTCCAGAAACACCGCCTAGTAAACTGGCGTTTTCGTCATGAACCCAACCTTTAATATAGGCTTTTCGATACACAGAATCTAGTTCTGTAGGCACTATTAAACTATCTGGATATTTTCCGGATGGATTAAACATTAGAGTATTGGCACCAAGAGGTTTATAGATGCTATCACGCACATAATTTTCATAAGGTACTCCTGTTAACTGTTTTATTAGTTCCGGGGAAATAAGAAAGCTCAATCCAGAATATTTATATTTCTTTTCTGCCGAAACTTCGGTTCTATTAATTATTCTATAAACTTTTTTGATAAAATTTTTATTGAGATATAGTCCGTCATAAATTTCTAAGGAGAACTTTTTACTGGGTTCCTTGCGCACATATCTTCTTTTAAATTCACCTTCCTTCATAATTTCTTGAAGAAAAATATAATACGGCTCCAATCCAGCTTGGTGTGCCAAAATTTCCCGTAAGGTAAGATCTTTTTTGTTCCTTTTATGCTTCCAAGGTTTCCAATAATTGCTGAAAGGTGTGTCTAAATCCAATTTTCCATTATCCACCATTTGCATCAAAACTGGTAAAGGGCCTGTGATTTTTGTAACTGAAGCCAAGTCGTAAAGATCATTGTTATCAACTTGCACTATACTATCGAAAGTATGGAATCCAAAAGATTTATGATAAATTACAGTTCCACTTTTAGCCACCAGCAATTGTGCTCCGGGAAATGCCTTTTCTTCAATCCCTTTCGTCATAATGGAATCGACCTTATTATTTATATAAACACTATCCAAACCAACATCGCTCGCGAGGCCATAACCCAACCTTATCCTATTAACCATAATAATACCATCATCCTTCTTATAGCGTGTCCCGATATCCGCTTTGAGCACTCCGGTTGATTCCCCACCTCCAAAAATCAATGACGCCGCCTTAACCTGAGTACTTTTTTTAAAATCAGAAAATTGAATCAGTGCATCGGCATTAAAGAGAAAATTATTCTGTTGAAAGTTATCAAACTGCACAAAGGAGACCCCAATAGTTTTTACTTGAGGCAATAGTTTGGTGATTTTATAAAGTAATTTCCAATCTATATTGGTGTATGAAATGGAAAAAATAACAATGTTGTATCCCGCTAAAACAGAAACGACTTTTTCTTGTTTTAAATTTTCAATATTATCTACGGAAGTGTATTTGTTAAGAGTCTCAACGAAAGGTTCAATACCTAGATTATCTTCTTTGTTCAACTGAACGTGTGCTATCCTGTTGTCTACCAAGTTTTGAATAGGAAATAGATTTTCAGAATTTTTTAAAACTATAGAACTACTAGCTGAAGACTGAGAAAATACAAATGAAGATAGTAGTATAAGAAAGATATTGGGTAAAATACGCATTGACCTAAATTAAGCCTGCAATTTAGTAAAATGAAACCAAATATAACACATATTTCCCCTCTAGCGACTTGGGCACCCGTGACTTTCGGGAAGGGGCAAAAAAAATCCCGACGTTCCATCCGGAAGTCGGGATCTTAAAGAAGGCGGCGACCTACTCTCCCACAAGGATGTAGTACCATCGGCGCTGGCGGGCTTAACTGCTCTGTTCGGAATGGGAAGAGGTGAGCCCCGTCGCTATAACCACCTTAAATCTTAAAGCCTCCCCCGGCCCCTCCAAAGGAGGCGGGCGGGATAATGTTCCC from Galbibacter sp. BG1 harbors:
- a CDS encoding amidohydrolase: MRNLILLGIIAGLFSCQQKEQADLIITNANVYTVDSSMSKASAFVIKDEKFIAVGTSEEITERYEAKTTLDLEGKSVYPGFIDAHCHFYGLGLQEQNVDLVGTKSYEEVLKRVRDFQQENNTDFIIGRGWDQNDWEEKEFPTKKELDSLYPDTPVVLTRIDGHAYLVNQKALDLAKIDGETEVDGGEIVKVDGVITGVLIDNPMGLVDKVFPEITTEVATEAMQDAQKICFDYGLTTVNDAGLNKETILLIDSLQRMGALDMRIYAMVSNNPADVDYFLDRGVLKTDKLDVRSVKAYADGALGSRGAVLKQPYSDKHNHYGAMVTPVDKIHELAERLAATDYQLNTHAIGDSANVVVLKAYEKVLNGKTDKRWKVEHAQIVDIKDFDYFSNNIIPSVQPTHATSDMYWAEDRVGEARIQGAYAYKTLLDKAGLIALGTDFPVEQVSPFLTFYAAVTRKDTEGYPEGGFQKKDALSREEALKGMTIWAAYSNFEEKEKGSIEAGKWADFIVLDKDIMTVPENEIPNLKVEKTFLGGKQVK
- a CDS encoding serine hydrolase domain-containing protein produces the protein MRILPNIFLILLSSFVFSQSSASSSIVLKNSENLFPIQNLVDNRIAHVQLNKEDNLGIEPFVETLNKYTSVDNIENLKQEKVVSVLAGYNIVIFSISYTNIDWKLLYKITKLLPQVKTIGVSFVQFDNFQQNNFLFNADALIQFSDFKKSTQVKAASLIFGGGESTGVLKADIGTRYKKDDGIIMVNRIRLGYGLASDVGLDSVYINNKVDSIMTKGIEEKAFPGAQLLVAKSGTVIYHKSFGFHTFDSIVQVDNNDLYDLASVTKITGPLPVLMQMVDNGKLDLDTPFSNYWKPWKHKRNKKDLTLREILAHQAGLEPYYIFLQEIMKEGEFKRRYVRKEPSKKFSLEIYDGLYLNKNFIKKVYRIINRTEVSAEKKYKYSGLSFLISPELIKQLTGVPYENYVRDSIYKPLGANTLMFNPSGKYPDSLIVPTELDSVYRKAYIKGWVHDENASLLGGVSGNAGLFGTANDLAKLIKMYQNMGVYGGKKYISEATLIEFTRVQYPENGNKRGLGFDKPLLNNSELDIAHASPAPEVSAKSFGHAGFTGTYVWADPENDLLFIFLSNRVYPTREHRNLYSLNIRPSLQQVFYKAENIITN